DNA from Sulfitobacter albidus:
GCCGTATCGGGCGCCATGAACCGCAACCGGTCCGCATCGTCACGCGCACGCGGGTCATGAGCCGCCAGCCAGATGCCCGGCGCACGTCCCCGCGCGCGAAACAGCTCCGCCTCCCACAACGGCGCACCGGGGGCTGCGGGATTGTCGCGATGCACCTGCGAGGGGGCCGACCCCACGCGCCAGCGCTCGCGCGCCGCCGACAGCCCCTCGGCCTGCCCCGAGCGCAGCAGCCAGATCGGCAGGCCCGACGCCTCCGCCCGCATGGCAAGCCGCTTGGTCGCCGTGAAATCCAGCACCGGCGGCGCGCCGTACACCTCGCCCACCACCGCCGACAGCCCGGCACAGCGTGCGCCCTCTTCCATCGCCCACAGCACGTCGCGCGGGTGGCTCACCTCGACCCGCAGAAAGGTCACATCGGGCACCGCCGCCCCGTAGAGCCGCCCGTTCTCCTGCCGCGAGGCGCGATCCGACACCCATAACACCGGCCGTTTCGAGCGTGGCAGACAGGCCAGCACAAACCCCGTCGCCGCGCCGTCGAAGGGTCGCGCGGCAAAGACATCGCGCAGCACCGGCTGATCCACCGCGGGGCTGTCCACCGCCGTGACCGCCCGTTTGGCGCGCAAATCCACCAGCTGGCCAGGCGACAACCCGGCCCCATCCAGGGTCAAAGAAGAATCGTCTCTCATTCATTCCTCCTTTTTGTTCTACTTTTGTTCTACATGTAAATCCCGATTCTGACGAGTCCCTTTTGCCCCTTCCCCGGCGCCGCCGGGCAAAATGATCCGTATACAATCGCCGCCAAAGCCTTTAGGGCCGGGCCAACCCCTACATGATTCCCAGGAACATCCCTTGATCCAGACGATTGCCGACGCGCTTGCCGCACAGGGCTACGACACGCTGACCCCCGTGCAGGAAGCCGTCACCAACCCCGACCTCACCGACCGCGATTTGCTGGTCTCCGCCCAGACCGGATCGGGCAAGACGGTGGCCTTTGGCCTCGCCATCGCCCCCACGCTGCTGGATGCGCCGAAATTCGGCCCTGCCGATGCACCCCTCGCGCTGGTGATCGCCCCCACGCGCGAGCTGGCGATGCAGGTGGCGCGCGAATTCGGCTGGCTCTACGGGCCTGCGGGCGCGGTGGTGACGACCTGCGTGGGCGGCATGGACACGCGCACCGAACGCCGCGCGCTGGATCGCGGCGCGCATGTGGTCGTGGCCACGCCGGGCCGCCTGTGCGACCACATCAAACGTGGCAATATCGATCTGTCGAACGTGCGCGCCGTGGTCTTGGATGAAGCCGACGAAATGCTCGATCTGGGCTTTTCCGAAGATCTCGAATTCATCCTGACCGAAACCCCCGCCGAACGCCGCACCCTGCTGTTTTCCGCCACCGTGCCCCCGGCGATCGCCAAGCTGGCGCAGAAATACCAAAACGACGCCGAACGCGTGTCGGTCCTGTCCGAGACCAAGCAGCACGCCGACATCACCTACCGCGCGCTCAACGTGCACCCGCGCGACACCGAAAACGCGATCCTCAACGTGCTGCGCTTTTACGAGGCGAAAAACGCCATCGTGTTCTGCAACACCCGCGCCGCCGTGGCACGGCTGACCACGCGGCTGACCAACCGCAACTTCTCGGTCGTCGCCCTCTCGGGGGAGCTGACGCAATCTGAGCGCACGAACGCCCTGCAAGCGCTGCGCGACGGGCGCGCGCGGGTCTGCGTGGCCACCGATGTGGCCGCGCGCGGCATCGACCTGCCCAACCTCGAACTGGTCATTCACGCCGATCTGCCTACCAACTCCGACACGCTGCTGCACCGCTCGGGCCGCACGGGCCGCGCCGGACGCAAGGGGGTTTCGGCGCTGATCGTGCCGGGCAAGGCCGCGGGCAAGGCCAAGCGCCTGCTCAAATGGGCCAAGCTTGAGGCCGAATGGGGCCCGGCCCCGTCGGTGGAGGACGTGAACAAGGCCGACGAAGAGCGCCTGCTCAACGATCCCGCCTGGGACACCCCTACACCCGACGATGCGGTGGATATGGTCGCCACCCTCGCCAACCGCTACTCCGCCGAACAGCTGGCTAGCGCTTTCGTCGCGCTTTTCCGCGCGCGCGGCTCGGCCCCCGAAGAGCTGGCCGATGCAAGCGCCCAGCCCGAACGCGAAGTCCGCGACCGTCGCGAATTTGGCCCCTCGGTGTGGTTTCGCGTCTCGGTGGGCCGCGACGACGGCGCGGGCCCGCGCACGCTTCTGCCGATGCTCTGCCGCAAGGGCGATCTCACCCGCGACGATCTGGGCGCCATCCGCTCCATGCCGCGCCACTCCTTCGTCGAGGTGGCCGAAGGCGCCGTCGACCGGCTGACCAAAGCCTTGGGCGCCGACATGCAGGCCGAAGACGGCGTGACGCTGGAACGCGTGGCGGGCAAACCCGATTTCGGCCCCCGCCCCGAGCGTGACCGCGACGCACCACGCGGCCCAAAACCCGCCCACCGCAAGAATGACGGACCGCGCCCCGAGCGCGCGCCCAAACAAGAGCGGCCCGAGCGCCCCCAGCGCCCCGACCGCGACGCGCCCCGCGCGGCCCCCGCGCACGCCAAACGCGACCCCAAACGCCCGCCAAAATCCCACAAAACCGACCGCAGCCCCGCCCCGGCCGCCGCCTCAAAACCCAAAAGCGCCGAGCGCCCGAAGACCGGCGAAAAACCCAGCCCCCGCACAAAATCCGGCGCCAAACCTGTCTGGAAAAAAGACGGCCCCAAATCCGGGGATCGTCCCGAGAGCACCAAACCCCGCAGCGCGGGCAAACCAAAATCCGGCGCCAAACCGGTGTGGAAAGACAAGGGCAAACCGGCAGAGACCAGCGCGCGCAAACCAAACCGCGCCGCTGATACGTCCAAACGGTTCACCCCTCCGGGCAAATCCGGCAAACCCGGCGGCACCAAACCGCCAAAACGCAAAGGCTGATCTGCACGCGCCTCCCGCCCCTGCACCCTTTTACAAATACCTGAATCCCGCCGTCGGCGTCCCCTACAACGGCAACCGACGGCGTATCGGAATTTTTCAAAAATTCCGGCCCGATTTTTTCAAAAAATCGATCCCCGCAGCGGGCCTTGAGAACACAAAAGGCCGGAGCGTCAGCTCCGGCCTTTCTGCTAGCGTCTGGATGCTTACCAGCCCCCCGGAGCTCCGTCTGCCCGAGCCCTGGCCCGTCCCCCGGGGCTCGGGCCGCGCGATCTCTCACAGGACCCCCGGGGCTCCGCCCGCAAAGGCTTCAAACTCTCCACTGGAGAGTTTGCCGCAGCGAAGCTGCGGATCAGCCTTTGCCCTTCCACGGTACGAGGAATCGCTCGACCGCGCGCATCAGCATGTCGATGCCGAAACCGATGATGCCGATAAGAATGATGCCCAGAATGACGATGTCGGTGTTCTGGAATTTCGACGCGACCATGATCATCATGCCCGCCCCTTTCTCCGCCGCGACCAGCTCCGCCGCCACAACAGTGCCCCAGCACACACCCATCGCCACCCGCGCGCCGGTAAAGATCTCCGGCAGCGAGTTGGGGATGATCACGTAGCGCATGATCTGCCACTTGCTGGCCCCCAGCGAATAGGCCGCGTGCACCTTCGAGATCTTGACCCCCGACACCCCCGACCGCGCCGCAATCGCCATGATCCAGAGCGCCGCAAGGAACAGCAGGATGATCTTTCCCGTCTCCCCGATGCCCGCCCAGATGATCACCAGCGGGATCAGCGCCAAGGGCGGCACGGGCCGCATGAATTCCACGATCGGGTCGAACCAGCCCCGGAACCAGTTGGAAAGCCCCATGGCATAGCCCAGCGGAATCCCGACAATCGCCCCGCAGATGAAACCCGCAACAACCCGGAACAGCGACCAGGCCAAATGGCCCAGCAGCGACGTGCCGCGGAACCCTTCGTCCAGCACGGTAAAGGTCCGCTCCACCACCGCTTCGGGCGAGGGCAGATAGAGCGGCTCCATCTGCCATCCGTTGTCCGGCTCGAAATTCGGCGTCCCCTTGTCCGAGATCGTCACGGACCCGCCCGGAATCTCGACCCGGTCGCCGGGCGTGACACGTGTCCCGTTGATCGCCACGACCGTCGCGCCATCGCTCTTGGACACGTCATCATTGCGGTCGAACTGCACCAGCTGGCTGCGGTACTGGGCCACCGTGATGCTGTCGTTCTTGGCCATACCCTCGCCGGGTTCAACCTCGATCGGATCGGGGTTTTCCTCGCGGTTGTGCACCAGAACGGTGACCTCTGCGGTATCCGTCTGGCCGTTGGCCTCGACGGTATATTCAAACGACGTCTGCCCCGCGTAGGGTGCGGGCGCGTGCAGGAACCCGGGCAGCCACGCGGACCCGGTGAACATCCCCCACAGCAGAAACAGCGTCAGGATCGAAATGATGCCCGCCGCCCGGTTCGGGCGCACGGCACTCTCATCGCCGAATGTCACGGTCTTGAGCGCGGTATAGTCGCGGATCCCGCCCCCGATCAGCCGGGTGACGACAAAGGCAGAACCCACAAATATGCCGATATAAACGGCAAGGACGACAAAACCGGTCATGCCCCTGTCTCCTCTGTGCGGCCCATAATCTCTTCTTCCATGTCCCAGATCATCGACAGGATCTCTTCACGTCGCGGCCCGAATTCGGGATGTTTCTTGACCTCGCGCAGGTCCGCGTTCACGCCGGCCTCGGCAAACGGCAGGCGGTATTCCTTGTGGATACGCCCCGGACGCGGCGCCATCACGATCAGACGCTCTCCGAGCAGCAACGCCTCCTCGACGGAGTGGGTGATCAGGATGATCGTCTTGCCGGTCTCTTTCCACAGCTTGAGCACGAGGCTCTGCATTTTCTCGCGCGTCAGCGCGTCAAGTGCTCCCAACGGCTCGTCCATCAGGATCACATCGGGGTCGTTGGCCAGACAGCGGGCAAGCGCCACACGCTGCTGCATCCCGCCCGACAGCTCATAGACGGCCTTTTCCTTGAAATCCTGCAGGCCGACGACATTCAGCAGATGATCCACGATCTCGCGTTTGTCGTTCTTGGGCATCCCCTTCATCGAGGGGCCAAAGCCGACGTTCTCGCGCACGCTCATCCACTCGAACAGGGCGCCTTGCTGGAACACCATGCCGCGCTCTGCGTCGGGGCCTTTGATCTTGTGCCCGTTGAGGGTCATCACCCCGTCCGTGGGCGCCAGAAAGCCCGCAACAATGTTCAAAAGCGTGGTCTTGCCGCAGCCCGACGGGCCCAGCACACTCAGCAATTCACCGGCCTTGAGGTCCAGCGTCACATCCTGAAGCGCCTGCACATGCCCGCCGCCGGGCAGATCGAAACGCATGGAAAGGTTTGAAATGGAAAGTCCGGACATGTCCCTGCTTTCTGACCGCGTGGCCGCAGTCGGTGGACCCGGTGTGCCGGGTCGCGGTTGGCCTTTATGTGCAAGGCCCGGCACGCAGAACGCACCGGGCCCCGACAGTGTCGTGCTTAGTTGGCGATCGACGCCAGTGGGCCGGTGTTCACGGTGCCCTCGTAGCTGTCGAGCTTGCTGTCGATGGAACCGGATTGGACGAATACGTCCGCCACACCGCCCATGAAGGTGGCGCTACCGCCGCCCAGCCACTTCTCGCTCAGCTGCTCTTCGACCGATGGGAAGGCAAAACCCGCCAGCGTCTCGGCTGTCGCGTCCTCGTCCATGCCGGCGTCCTTGGCGATCACGGGCAGCATTTCCTCGGTGTTCTCACCGGAGTTCCACATCGCGTTGGCTTCCGCCGTCACTTTGAGGAATGCGGCGAGTTCGTCACCGTTCTCGGCCACGTAGGACGCAGGCGCGGATGTCACGTCGAACACCAGAATGCCCAGCTCTTCCTTTTCGGCACCGGTCAGCAGGATGTTGCCCGATTCCTTCATGCGGCGCAGCGCACCACCCCAACCACAGGCCATGTCGACCGCGCCCTGGCTCAGGGCCGCGGCGCCTTCGGCAGGCGCCATGTCAACGACCGACAGGGACGCGACGTCCACGCCAAAGTGGTCCATCTGCTTGAGGAAGCCATAGTGCGCGGCGGTGCCCAGTGGCACGGCGACTTTCTTGCCCGCCAGCTCGCCCGCGCTTTCCTTGTCGATCTCCAGTGCGGAGGCGACGACGCAGTTGTCGTTCTCGGAATAGGACACGGCGACGTCAACGATCTGAAGATCCTGACCACCGGACGCGGCAACCACGAAGGGTGGCACACCCTGGCTCACGGCGATCTGCACGTCACCCGATGCCATTGCCGCGGACATTGCCACGCCGCTGTCAAAGCTGACCCAGTTGATCTTCTTGCCCAGCGCTTCCTCATAGGTGCCGTTCACTTTCGCGAACTGAAACGGCATCGGCCATTCCAGGAAGTAGGCGACGGTGATTTCCTCGTGACCGTCAGCGAATGCGGCGGCCCCCGTCATCGACATCACGGCGCCGGCGACGAATGCGCTTACTGTTTTCTTCATCATGGTAATATAACTCCCAGTTACTTTGTCCCCCGCACCTTGGCGATGCTGGAGGTCTGTGGCCGCCCG
Protein-coding regions in this window:
- a CDS encoding DEAD/DEAH box helicase — protein: MIQTIADALAAQGYDTLTPVQEAVTNPDLTDRDLLVSAQTGSGKTVAFGLAIAPTLLDAPKFGPADAPLALVIAPTRELAMQVAREFGWLYGPAGAVVTTCVGGMDTRTERRALDRGAHVVVATPGRLCDHIKRGNIDLSNVRAVVLDEADEMLDLGFSEDLEFILTETPAERRTLLFSATVPPAIAKLAQKYQNDAERVSVLSETKQHADITYRALNVHPRDTENAILNVLRFYEAKNAIVFCNTRAAVARLTTRLTNRNFSVVALSGELTQSERTNALQALRDGRARVCVATDVAARGIDLPNLELVIHADLPTNSDTLLHRSGRTGRAGRKGVSALIVPGKAAGKAKRLLKWAKLEAEWGPAPSVEDVNKADEERLLNDPAWDTPTPDDAVDMVATLANRYSAEQLASAFVALFRARGSAPEELADASAQPEREVRDRREFGPSVWFRVSVGRDDGAGPRTLLPMLCRKGDLTRDDLGAIRSMPRHSFVEVAEGAVDRLTKALGADMQAEDGVTLERVAGKPDFGPRPERDRDAPRGPKPAHRKNDGPRPERAPKQERPERPQRPDRDAPRAAPAHAKRDPKRPPKSHKTDRSPAPAAASKPKSAERPKTGEKPSPRTKSGAKPVWKKDGPKSGDRPESTKPRSAGKPKSGAKPVWKDKGKPAETSARKPNRAADTSKRFTPPGKSGKPGGTKPPKRKG
- a CDS encoding ABC transporter permease subunit, with product MTGFVVLAVYIGIFVGSAFVVTRLIGGGIRDYTALKTVTFGDESAVRPNRAAGIISILTLFLLWGMFTGSAWLPGFLHAPAPYAGQTSFEYTVEANGQTDTAEVTVLVHNREENPDPIEVEPGEGMAKNDSITVAQYRSQLVQFDRNDDVSKSDGATVVAINGTRVTPGDRVEIPGGSVTISDKGTPNFEPDNGWQMEPLYLPSPEAVVERTFTVLDEGFRGTSLLGHLAWSLFRVVAGFICGAIVGIPLGYAMGLSNWFRGWFDPIVEFMRPVPPLALIPLVIIWAGIGETGKIILLFLAALWIMAIAARSGVSGVKISKVHAAYSLGASKWQIMRYVIIPNSLPEIFTGARVAMGVCWGTVVAAELVAAEKGAGMMIMVASKFQNTDIVILGIILIGIIGFGIDMLMRAVERFLVPWKGKG
- a CDS encoding taurine ABC transporter ATP-binding protein; this translates as MSGLSISNLSMRFDLPGGGHVQALQDVTLDLKAGELLSVLGPSGCGKTTLLNIVAGFLAPTDGVMTLNGHKIKGPDAERGMVFQQGALFEWMSVRENVGFGPSMKGMPKNDKREIVDHLLNVVGLQDFKEKAVYELSGGMQQRVALARCLANDPDVILMDEPLGALDALTREKMQSLVLKLWKETGKTIILITHSVEEALLLGERLIVMAPRPGRIHKEYRLPFAEAGVNADLREVKKHPEFGPRREEILSMIWDMEEEIMGRTEETGA
- a CDS encoding ABC transporter substrate-binding protein produces the protein MMKKTVSAFVAGAVMSMTGAAAFADGHEEITVAYFLEWPMPFQFAKVNGTYEEALGKKINWVSFDSGVAMSAAMASGDVQIAVSQGVPPFVVAASGGQDLQIVDVAVSYSENDNCVVASALEIDKESAGELAGKKVAVPLGTAAHYGFLKQMDHFGVDVASLSVVDMAPAEGAAALSQGAVDMACGWGGALRRMKESGNILLTGAEKEELGILVFDVTSAPASYVAENGDELAAFLKVTAEANAMWNSGENTEEMLPVIAKDAGMDEDATAETLAGFAFPSVEEQLSEKWLGGGSATFMGGVADVFVQSGSIDSKLDSYEGTVNTGPLASIAN